TGGATTGATTCTGGTCCTGATGCCAGCCTAATTTTTTGCTGGTAGGCGGGGGCTTGCTCGTTGGCGGCGTAGTAACCATCTGCGTGTGGAATAGATATATATTCCATCCCATGAGGCCCCAGACCTTTGGGAAGGTGGTGGGATAGTCTATGAGGTCCAGAAGCGATGCGTCCTTGCCAATGCAGTCGTGTGCGTTTACCCGCTGCGCCGGATTCATGCCCTCCTTTTGCCGGATTCGTGCGTCAATGCGATCGACTGCGGCTATAGCTGTTTCGAGCATCTCTTCGTCGAGTGCGTTTTCTATGACGAAATAGCCGTCGCGCTGAAACTGCTGGCGTTCCTCGTCTGTGAGTCTGTAGTCCAGGCAGGATCTATCCATCTATATTATCTCCTTGTGAACTTGCCGCAGGCGGTCGTGAATGATGCGTTTTCTGTCTGTGGGGTCTTCTGTTGGGAATTGCATGCCGATGCGGGTGAACAGGGGTTTGTACCCGCGGGCGTGGTTGAGTTGCGTGTCGGTGAGAAATGTCAGCAGTCTGTTGCGGAGACGCTGGGCTGTGTCTGCATGTGCGAGTGACTGGGCGAGGTTTTGCATTTCATGCGGGTCGTTTTGCAGGTCGTACAGGCGTTCATTTTGGGCCTGGATGGACCATTTCCACCGGGTGTCGCGGACCATGTAACAGAACTGGTCTTGGCGGGAGATTTCAGAGAAGACGGCGTCGTGAACGCGGTCGGTTTCGCCGCTGACGATGGGCAGGAGTGAGACTGCCTGGCAGTAGTCCGGGATTTCCGTGCCCGCGAGGTCCAGGAAGGTTGGAAACAGGTCCAGGAAGGAGACAGGCGAGGCGTTGCGGTGCCCGCTGGCGACGGGCGCTGCCGGTCCGCCGATGATGAGGGGTACGCGCGCGGATCCTTCCTCAAAGCCGGTTTTGGAGACGAGGCCGTGCTCACCCATGCGTTCTCCGTGGTCTGAGGTAAATACGATGACGGTGTTTTTCCAGTTGCCGCGTTTTTTTAAGGCGGCTATGATTTCTCCTACGCGGTCATCGAAGTGGGTGATTTTGCCCATGTACTGGGCGGTCATTTCGGCGATGGCCTGGCGACCGTATTTGCAGCGTTTCTCGTTGTAGTTCTCTGGCAGGACGATATCGGCGGGATCGTACATTTTGGCGTATTTGCCGGGTGCGTCCAGAGGTGGATGAGGTCCTGGAAAGCTGGCGAAGAGGAATAGGGGTTTGTCGGTGGGGGCGCGATCGAGGTACGCCAGCGTTTGTCGGCAGACGTAGCCGTCCGGCGTCATGTCTGGCGGTAGGGGCGAGGGCCGGGGGGTGTATTGCCCATCTACATAGCGGTCGCCAATGTCGGTGATGAAGGTGTCGAGGAGTCCTTTCTCTTTTAGCAGACGGCTGTAGCCCGTGTTCAGGAAGGGGCCCTGGAATGGTGTCGAGGTTTCTTCGGCCCAGTCCAGTCCGAGCTGGTCGTAGTAGTCCCGATAGTCTTCATAGTCCTGGCCCCATTCCAGGCTGAAGTAATGGTATTTTCCGATCTTTGCTGTGGTGTAGCCAGTTTCTTGCAGGCAGCGGAAGAGGGTGACTTGTTCGGGTGGGAATAGTTTGCCGGTGTAGTTGCAAAAGAATCCGTGCGCGTGTGGGTAGAGGCCGCTGGCGAGCGATGCGCGCGCTGGCATGCATACGGGCGCTGGCGTGTAGGCCGCGTCGAAGATACAGCCGCTGGCCGCAAGCGCGTCGAGGTGCGGGGTTTGTACTTGCGGATGTCCTGCGCATCTTAGATATCGCGCGTTCCACTGGTCGGAACAGATGAAGATTATGTCGGGTCTGGTATTCATGGGTGGTCCTCTGTTATTGGGAATACTTTTTCTACATTTCCGCTGGCTATGGAAGCTTCAATGGCATGGAGCAGTGCTGTGGTGCGGGCCGCATCTGCAAAATCCGATCGGATTGCAGAGGTCAACGACGGGTTGCGGATGGCGTTTAAAAATACTTCTATTTCCTCATAATGTGGGGGGTCGGGTGGGTCTTGCGGTTGTCGGTTGGGGTGGATTTCGCCGCTTCGCCCCATGGCCGGTCCCTGCGGAAATTGTTCGGTAATGCTTTTGGGTTTTTCATCTGGTGCTCCGACCGAGCCTTCAATTCTGGGGGGGATGGTGGAAAGCGAAAGCCGAATATCTCTGCCGAAGAAGGTGAGGTCGTTCCGCCTTTGTGCGCAGGCCCACGATAGGAGAATACAGCCGATTGCTCCGGAGGAGAACTGGAGATTGATCGACATGCTGTCTTCGATTGTGAAGCTGTCGCTGATGGGAATTGTCAGGTTGCTGCCAAGAGCGTGTACAGCGTCAATATCACCGGCAATATAGCGGATTACGTCGAGGGTGTGGATCGTGTTGTCGAATAGTGATCCGCCTTTTTCTTTGAGGTAAAACCAGTCGGCTCCGAGATTGCGGGTCAATCCCGGGCTGGTGATTACAGAGGCATTCACCAGATTGATCTGCCTACCTTCCAATAGCTCCAGGCATCGATCTACAGAGGGCGCGTAGCGCTGGTTAAAGCCGACGCTGTGAATTAGTCTGGTGTTTTGTAGGAGTGCGACGATTTCACGTGCTTCTTGCAGGGATTGGGCGGGGGGTTTTTCGCAGAGGAAGGGCACATTGTGCTGTACAGCGGCCTGTATGACTGGTTTGCGAAGAACGGGAGGCGTGCAGATGAGTATCGCGCCCAGGTCCTCGATTTCTTCGAAGATTTTTTCCCAATCTGTGTATGCCTGTGCTCCATAAGTAGCGGCTTTGGCGCGTGCCAGGTTTTCGTCCAGGTCGCATATCGCGGCGATGCGATTGCCACCGAGAAATGCGAGGTTTTCCAGGTGTCGCGTGGCGATGTTTCCCGCGCCTATTACAGCTATGTTGATCAATCTCTCCCGGTCCATAGTTTTCCTCATATCAAGATTCTCGCACGCCTTCAAATTCTCGCCAGATATCTGTCAGCACTTCGGTCCCGTTTTTCTGGATATCTACGTGGTTTAGACGGAAGATCACTGCATACCGGATATGCGGCGATAGATTGGGGCCAGCCGCGTGTACCATCTGGTGATGCACCAGCACTGCGTCTCCTGCTTTTGCGGTGATCTGCACCGGGCGATGGGGCAATTCTTCTCTCAGTCTGGGAAGGTCCTGGAATAGCTGGCCGTGTCCGTTTGTTCGAAAATACGACTCCAAATAGCGGTGGGATCCCGGCCATACCGTAAAATTGCCCATATACGGCTCGGGCAAGTCCGATAGCATTACCACGCAAATAGCGGTAAAGTTTCGCCAGAATTCTCCTTCGGGCACTTTGGTTTTTTTTCTGCGGTGAAGATTGTCTTAAGTTGGGTGAATCGGACGGATTGTAGTAGATGATCGAGCGGAGAAGAATTTACAGAAGCCCACACGGGAAGGGTTCTATCCAGTGATTAAAAGGCAAGGAACCACCTGAAGTCATACATCGCGTTGGTTTGAATCAGAAACCGCTTCTTTTTTTGATGCCATGAATTTTCAGCGATGGCAGATCAACTTTGCACATTATGTTGTGCCAGTCTGTCCTGCTACGGAGATGCAATCAGCGGTTCTATCTCCCGCTCAATTTGGCG
This genomic stretch from Gemmatimonadota bacterium harbors:
- a CDS encoding sulfatase-like hydrolase/transferase; this encodes MNTRPDIIFICSDQWNARYLRCAGHPQVQTPHLDALAASGCIFDAAYTPAPVCMPARASLASGLYPHAHGFFCNYTGKLFPPEQVTLFRCLQETGYTTAKIGKYHYFSLEWGQDYEDYRDYYDQLGLDWAEETSTPFQGPFLNTGYSRLLKEKGLLDTFITDIGDRYVDGQYTPRPSPLPPDMTPDGYVCRQTLAYLDRAPTDKPLFLFASFPGPHPPLDAPGKYAKMYDPADIVLPENYNEKRCKYGRQAIAEMTAQYMGKITHFDDRVGEIIAALKKRGNWKNTVIVFTSDHGERMGEHGLVSKTGFEEGSARVPLIIGGPAAPVASGHRNASPVSFLDLFPTFLDLAGTEIPDYCQAVSLLPIVSGETDRVHDAVFSEISRQDQFCYMVRDTRWKWSIQAQNERLYDLQNDPHEMQNLAQSLAHADTAQRLRNRLLTFLTDTQLNHARGYKPLFTRIGMQFPTEDPTDRKRIIHDRLRQVHKEII
- a CDS encoding Gfo/Idh/MocA family oxidoreductase is translated as MDRERLINIAVIGAGNIATRHLENLAFLGGNRIAAICDLDENLARAKAATYGAQAYTDWEKIFEEIEDLGAILICTPPVLRKPVIQAAVQHNVPFLCEKPPAQSLQEAREIVALLQNTRLIHSVGFNQRYAPSVDRCLELLEGRQINLVNASVITSPGLTRNLGADWFYLKEKGGSLFDNTIHTLDVIRYIAGDIDAVHALGSNLTIPISDSFTIEDSMSINLQFSSGAIGCILLSWACAQRRNDLTFFGRDIRLSLSTIPPRIEGSVGAPDEKPKSITEQFPQGPAMGRSGEIHPNRQPQDPPDPPHYEEIEVFLNAIRNPSLTSAIRSDFADAARTTALLHAIEASIASGNVEKVFPITEDHP
- a CDS encoding phytanoyl-CoA dioxygenase family protein translates to MPEGEFWRNFTAICVVMLSDLPEPYMGNFTVWPGSHRYLESYFRTNGHGQLFQDLPRLREELPHRPVQITAKAGDAVLVHHQMVHAAGPNLSPHIRYAVIFRLNHVDIQKNGTEVLTDIWREFEGVRES